One Papaver somniferum cultivar HN1 chromosome 10, ASM357369v1, whole genome shotgun sequence genomic window carries:
- the LOC113317855 gene encoding uncharacterized protein LOC113317855 yields MSGFWTGIGDKKPSHKSIKELAQEHVARYEFPTNHNVNSYRDYYGHLHRPELPYTDPNDYSHMYHSAQCANEHFYGAPPTHSSSMDHLISRVEVLEAGKFGENVAPKSSSPTEVIVCLVCRSTNHLTKHCPEVFDFRQSRMDHDNFFYQIQESTPYSQTCDLEYLDDPNFACTDGYLQGNPYVNTSGFLSFSDPHEQPCTEHPPETMLPSTPLEQLNMLLKMNLIHLQNGGREEFQDELFVSPNELNFESNAFIPTRANNIEYEPDIEVHKWSRDTMVLNGVLHPCYDDDDNDLMLEEHVYSENVVVESSVTVTLDFVAATLKNDVSSDFLICNSEVLDDVDIDLGLVQMFCDGEHNTQLMDNLGKVEFSVDTNDHMCENNLDVSSSLPMSKCVVYSDFLMHEMETLNNHDYEFGLVELFYECEHAATLADDLGDIDVTNNDVSILLLK; encoded by the coding sequence ATGTCAGGATTTTGGACTGGTATTGGGGATAAGAAACCATCGCATAAATCAATTAAGGAACTTGCACAAGAGCATGTTGCACGTTATGAGTTTCCAACAAACCATAATGttaatagttatagggattattatggGCATCTTCATCGTCCCGAGcttccatatacagaccctaatgattattcacacatgtatcactCAGCACAGTGTGCAAATGAACATTTCTATGGTGCCCCACCCACACATTCATCATCTATGGATCATCTGATCAGTCGAGTTGAAGTGTTGGAGGCGggaaaatttggggaaaatgttGCGCCTAAGTCATCTAGCCCAACTGAAGTCATTGTGTGTCTCGTGTGTAGAAGCACAAATCATTTAACCAAGCATTGCCCTGAAGTGTTTGATTTTAGGCAGTCTAGAATGGACCATGATAACTTTTTCTATCAAATACAAGAAAGTACCCCCTACTCACAGACTTGTGACCTAGAGTATTTAGATGACCCAAATTTTGCATGCACTGATGGGTATCTCCAAGGTAATCCATATGTCAACACTTCTGGATTTCTGTCTTTTAGTGATCCTCATGAACAGCCATGTACTGAACATCCACCTGAAACGATGTTACCCTCCACTCCCCTTGAACAACTTAATATGCTTTTAAAAATGAATCTGATTCATTTACAGAATGGGGGAAGGGAGGAATTTCAAGATGAATTGTTTGTTAGTCCTAATGAATTAAATTTTGAAAGCAATGCATTTATTCCTACTCGTGCAAataatattgaatatgaacctgataTAGAGGTACATAAATGGAGTAGAGACACTATGGTTTTGAATGGGGTATTGCATCCTTGTtacgatgatgatgataatgatttaATGTTAGAAGAGCATGTTTACTCTGAAAATGTTGTTGTGGAATCTTCTGTTACTGTAACCTTAGATTTCGTTGCTGCGACTTTGAAAAATGATGTTTCttctgattttcttatctgtAACTCTGAAGTTTTGgatgatgttgatattgatttaGGGCTTGTACAAATGTTCTGTGACGGAGAGCATAACACACAACTAATGGATAACTTAGGGAAGGTCGAATTTTCAGTTGACACCAATGATCATATGTGtgaaaataaccttgatgtgTCTAGTTCCCTGCCTATGTCAaaatgtgttgtgtattctgattttCTTATGCATGAGATGGAGACTTTGAATAATCATGATTATGAATTTGGGCTTGTTGAACTGTTCTATGAATGTGAGCACGCTGCGACACTTGcagatgatttaggagatattGATGTGACTAATAATGATGTGTCTATCCTCCTGCTTAAGTAA